TCAAGTTTATAGAAAAATACATGAACATATATAACATCAGATTAAATTCATTAAATTTATTATGAAATATATCTTGGTAAAGCATTCATTTTAATATCCTAGATGTAGGATAAAGCTAGAGTAAACTATAATTTGGAACCGAGGGAGtaggatttcaatctaatccgcaATTTAGCTTGGACAAGAGAATAGCACAGTTGACATAAGCACCGTTTAGGCCTTCTAATTTACTAGAGCAATTCATAACCAACAGAAAATCAGTATGAACATACGGCGCCAAGCAAAGACTCTACACGCCTTATGTTGCCAAATTAATTCATAACCAACAGAAAATCAGTATGAACATATGGGGGCAAGCAACAACTTGTTGCAAGCCAGCACCAATCTTACTGCCttggacgaggacgaggacgaagGCCTGACTGTCTTCCCGCGGGATGAAAAGGCGCAGAGCAGGCCATGGATGAAACGGCCGCCGGCGGCCCTGGGGATCGGCAGCGCGGCAGCGGCGATGGGGAGGGTGGCCGCGACCCAGGCGAGGCACAGAAGGTACTGGAGGCCGGGCCCGCTTCCCGTATCCATTTGAATGTTGCCACGCAGAGCAATGGCAAGGATTAGTGCGCGCGAGGTGGCGACGCGGCGCGGCGGAGGCAGGGAACCGGCACGGCCGTCGGGCGTTCTGGTTGGTGGTTGGAGTGAAAGGAGGCAAGCCGATGTGGAGGAAGAGATGTCAACGGGTATCCGATACCCGCTAACACATGGGGAATTCCCCTAAtagggtacgggtatgggacaaAAATTGTCCTCATGGGTATAGATATGGGACAAAATCTTCACCCATTGGATAAACGGGTATGAGTTTGGGAAGCAATAATCtgaacccgattacccatgggtatttcataCGTGTACATCTGTCCTGTTTGTATGAACGAGTTGAGGCCGAGTCGGCCATCAAACCCGGCAGACTCCATTTCTTATATTGGTCCCAAAGTACTTATTTCTTTTCTGATGGATGGAAGAATGGATCATGGTTCATGGATGAGTGCTTGCCGATGTGGTGATGTATGAAATCTAGATAGTTTGTGCCAGATGTTAGTACCTAGTTATCCTTTAATTGGGGATGAGGACCCATTGGGGACTCGAAACCCGaatggggatgggtatgggatgagttttgtacccatgatgggtatgggtatggggatggATCAAACATGATGGGGATGGGTCTGGGATGCTATAACCCGATGGAGAAttacccattgacatctctatggAGGAGGAAACCACGCGATGTGGGGCATGTTTTCTTTATAGCGACTTAAATTTAGTTTCTACTCTGTTTGAAAATATTTAGAATGCATTAAATAACTCGTAAAAACTAAAATATCTCTTAACAATTCTTTTGGCAATCAGTGCAACTGAATAAATAAGAGGTAAAAAAGAAAAATTAATTTAATATGATTTAGTTTCTTTTAGTCACTATTTAAGATATTAGAGACTAAGTCAGTTTAGTCTCAATTTTAATCTTATCGTTTAACTATTTAGCGAATAAATAAGACTAAAATAGAGTAACTAATATTTAGTCCTCAAACTAAATGCTCCTTGATACGGCTTAAATAACTTATAGCCACTCGATCCATTCTAATATTCTCGCTCTCAAACAAAATATTAAAAAAATAACTTAGTCTCATAAGAAGTTTGTCATATATTTTAGTCTCACCAAAATTATATGCACCAACATAATCTAGATTCAAATTTTTTAAGCTCTTCAAGATATGCTCTATAGAATTCTGTTTCGTACATCCTGTAAAGCTCGTGAAGTTAAATAAGAATTATCACGCAACTCGTCATATTAATTAATTTTACGTTTACTTCATCATAGCAATTCAAACAAAATACCTCAAAATAATATGCTAAAAATTAAAATACTACACTACAACATTACAGTATGTAGATCACTAAAAACAAATTAAGCTCTAATAGTTAAGACTTAAATCATGTCTTTTAGAAAAAATAAATTATATTATTAGAAAAAAAGGTAAATACTATATAGACTACAAAGATATGCCACTAATTTTGGGTGGAGTATATTTGAGCCAGTTCGTGATGTGTCCCATACTttttaataaaaatataaaataaaacatCTTTCAAGGTTCGAGCTACTCTTTATAAGTTAAACTCTATTATTCAAAATAGAGCAATGGTTTAGGGCGCGTTTGGTTGGCGAGTCAACTGGAATGGAGCGGCTACATTCCAGTTTCTAAGAATTGAGTCATTTCATTCTGTGTTTGGCAAGCAGAATGGAATCGGTCCATTTTTTGTTTTGTTGTAGAGTAGAATAGAGCGGAGCCGACCCGTTCATTGTTTCGTTGGAGAGTCATATGAGTGTGGAGTGGAGGAGATGGAGGAAAGCGCTCGCATCCGGTCGTTTTGGTGGAGCGAGAGCATCCCTAATATTTGTCATATATAGACTCTAGGAGTCGCTCCACTCTCTTCCGTTGTAAACCAAACATCAAAAAATAAGAATGAAGCCATTTCATTTCCCTCCGCTCCTCAACCAAAAACACCCTTCCTCCTCAACTTTCAATGAGCACATGGTTTCCGTTCCTTGATGCGGTCCTTCGCTCCCTCCTAGATTGAGCTACCTCTCACAAGACCCTCCTAGGCGACGCATAGCCCGCCACGGTCATCGTGCCTAGAGATAGCAAAGGGGAATTCCTCGTCGAAAATGGCCCCTCATCATTGTCCCTGCAAGGAAAAAATCTCCATTCTCGTCCCTCTGAACGCTTATAGGGAAGATTTTTCTCCCATCGTCGTCTTCATGGGGAAATTTATCCCCACTGAGAATCTGCCCCGTTAGAAAACACAATAATGAGGGGCAGATTCAAAATAACTTTATCAAATCAATACAAAATGAACAAATGAGATTTAGAATTATAAGAGACATTTACTTTGAAGTTTAATTTGATATTTTATAATATTTATGTAGTGAGTTTTTAATATAATTTTAACAAGCTAGTAGGCTAATTAGATGAAGATAAGTTTGTGGGGCGGGTATATGGGAAACCGGTATCCTCGTGAACCCACGGGGAACTAGATTTTCGCTGTTTTGATCCCCATAGAAACTATATTACCCAATCCTTGTCCCCTAAGAAATTTCCCACGAACACAACGATCAGGTCCCCATTGTTATCCCTAGTCGTGCCTCCACCTTGGCCGAAACAAAACAACAAGTTTAATGATATAGCCAGCTAAAAATCTACTCATAAATTAATGCTTTAATGAAATAAGTTGTACATTTAGTAACCGGTGCACCTCTTACTCTCACAAATTGTCTCAAAGTCCGTGAACAGCTCGCTTTGTGACAGTTTCTAACCAAGgtccgacaagtaaatttgtaTGCGCCTTCTGGACTCCAGACGGTGTGCGCAAGATTTACACTTGTTTGGACAGAACGTCCCTATATCCAGTCTTCGACGGCTTATGCTACCAGCACCTTTATTGTTCAATGCTCGAAGTAGGGTTACAAGCGGGCGAGAGAGGGATGAGAGGCTCCCAAGTCTGTTGGCGGAGGAGGTGAAACTAAGGGCTACAGAGCTATAGtcctaattgaaagggaaatagggttaacattttcccagtattaattttggtggttgaatgtccaacacaactattggactaactagtttgctatagattatatactctacaggtgcataaaggttcaacacaaaccaataaaagattgaaaatagggctcaaatacaaaggagcaagaaaccgagtgtgccctggtctggcgcaccggacagtgtctggtgcaccacgaccgactcgccactctcgggtttcttcaggcgcgctccgttataattcaccggactgtccggtgtgacagcggatcaATGGCTACTTagcgcaacggtcgcctgcaaaagctAAAGATCAGAGctacagtgaagaacagtgcgcgcagagtcagagtcgcccatcagAGGCGCacgggacactgaacagtgcatgtccggtgcggcaccggactgtccggagccactagaagacaaagcctccaacggtcagaagctcacgaaccctaacggttgggtgacgtggcttacgcaccggacagtgtccggtgcgcccatcgacagcaatcaaccccaacggttgtttggtggttgtgggctataaatacccccaaccacctccactccaagcatccatatttccagcacttcacatttaatacaagagctagggcattcactccaagacacatattcaatagaatcaaagcctctccaagtcccaaatacattCCACTCacatagtgacttgagagagagtttgttcgtgttctttgcgctcttgtttcttggatcgctttctttctttctcattcttgttctcaagtgacttgtaatcaaagcaaaaaacaccaagtgtgtggtggtccttgcggggtctaagtgatccgtttgattaaggagaaagctcattcggtttaggtgaccgtttgagagagggaaagggttgaaagagacccagtttttgtgaccacctcaacgggaactaggttctttggaaccgaacctcggtaaaacaaatcattgtgttcatccgctttatttgttggttaatttgtttttccctctctcccggacttgatatttgttctaacgctaaccccggcttgtattgtgtgcttaagtttgtaaatttcagattccgcctattcacccccctctaggtgactttcactaaCTAAGTCTTAGCTTGGCGATGGGAGCTCCATCCTCTGGGTCATCATCGATGTGTCCACCTTCCTTTCGTCGTTTGTGTGTCCGTCATATATTTTGCGTGTACACCCATCCGGGGGCGATTTCCTCATTTCGTAGCCTAGATCTCGGTATGACTTGTCTCATTGTGCCCTGCAGTCGGTATGCGCACTCGACCTAGTCCCGCTAAGCCATGAGTGTGACACTTGTCGAGGGCGCGGGCCATAAATATGCCACAGTCCTAGGGGTCCGTGGTTATTGAGTATGTTAGGGTACGGTAGGACATGAGTCGGAGACGGATCAGCGCCTCTATCGTGGCTCGATGCTAGACGTAGTTAATGCGATCCGACACTTATAGCGGACCAGTCTCTAGGTGAGCAAGGGATCTACTCAATTGGTTTCCCTTTGGTTCGTCTGCCTCTCTATCTAGCTTTGTCACGTTTGGCCCCGGGCTCAGCGCCGCAGGGCTCGTCCGGAGGCAGGTACTTCGCGGAAGAcgcttttattttttttattctaGTGAATAAATAATGTATAAAACAATTCATACAAAACATCATTCTTATATATAATATTCTTATATATAATatgtttgataacacaagaaaaaaTTAGCATTCATACGTGGTGACGCCAGCCCGCGTTTTTGATAACACAATAAAATTTAGCATTCCTGCATGGTGACGCCAGCCCGCGCTTTAACCTTGTGGACTGTTCGGGTTCGTCAAAAGACCTGGTGTCGCCAGCCTGGCACCCAACAAAATCGATCAGCTGGGCGACGCGCCGCGGTAATCCTGGCTTCGAAATTTTGAATCGCGCCGCCAACGAAAATTTAGTTTACCCGACGCGAGGACCGCGGGAGTCAGTCATTGGTTCCGGCATGTTTGGTTTTCATAGGATTCTTACAATTCAGATAATACTATCTCATAATGAACCAAACAACATCGGATATTATGTCTAGGATAATGTGCTTGTATACAAAATATGTAGAATCCAGCTCCAATTGCATTTTGAGATAGTACCTTGGATTGGTGCAGAGCTCGGGAGCGGGGACGTGACTAATCGCCGCCACGGCCAACGGCGGCCGAACCAGACGGCGGACAGCACGCGCATCGTGCGTTTCGGCTGCAACCACGACGTGCGTTTCGGCTGCACTCTGGGTCACTTGTTACCTGGGCTCGACATTATTTGCAACAGCGAAGATAATCCACGGGCTCGACATTATCCACAAGCAAATATCGGATGAGTGCAGGGAAGAAGCTACGGCATGTCCCCCAGTTTCGTCGTCTTCGTCGGTTTTCTTCCGCCCGGATCCTAATCGCAGAAAATATGATTCCTAAATTGAAGACAGAAGTAGCGCAGTTCTACATGGATAAACTAGAACGGAGATCGAAACGATTGTACTGCGCTAGAATTCAGAAATTTAGACTGCGCGAGAACAGGGATTTCAGAAACCTGACTACAAAAGCCAGAGGTAAAACCATTGTTAAACTAAAACACTCTGATAGATAGAACTTGCTAAGCACATAACACACCGCCTGAGAcactttgggcacacacttagtTTGTACAGTACCTAACTGACACCAACCACAATCAGAGCTTAGACCTAAAGCAACCCATCTCATGCGGAGGCCTTCCGTGCCTTCTTGGAGGCAGGGGACTTCACGGTCTTCGGCTTGGCCTTGGCCTTGGCGGCGGGGGACTTCTTCGGCTTCGCCACGACCTTCTTCTCGGGCACTTTGCGCTTGGTCCCAGCAGCAGCGGCCTTCTTTGGCTTGGCAGCCGCTGCCTTCTTTGACTTggcggcggcggccttggccggCTTGGGGGCGGTGGTCTTGGCAGCGGCGGCCTTTGCCGGCTTAGCCTTGGTCTTGGGGGATGCCTTCTTGGCGGCGTCCGAGAGCTTGTACGAAGCCTTGACCTTCACGAGCTTGCCCTTGGCTGCGGACCCACGGAGCTGGATGGAAAGCATCTTCTTGAAGTTGGCCGGCAGAGACGCGCCGTGCTTGTCCCCCACATACTTGGCGATCGCTTGCGAGCTGGAGCCGGTCCTCTCCTTGAGCGCCGtgatagcctccttgatcatctgaACGACGAAACATGAGATTCCATCAACACCAATTCCGACGGAAACCAATATCAATCAATAAAAACCGAACGCAGGTCGACAAGGCTCACCTCGAAGTAAGGCGGGTGGGAGGCACCAGCGGTGGCCGCCTTCGGCTTGGCGGCGGCAGGCTTCGGCTTCGGAGCCGCGGCGGGCTTGGCGGTGCGGGAGGCGGGCTTGGCGAGGGCAGGCATTGTGACTAGTGGGATCACGAGTGGCAGAGAGGGCTCTAGAAACTGCAGCGGTGTACGCTACCTTGATTTCGGAGAGGGAGATGCGACTGGATAGATTCTACTGGGCCGGGTCACCTTGTTTTATATAGTTCGGGAAGGGAGCGATCCGGCGGGAGGGACGTTCTGCATTCTGATTGGCTGGAGATGCGAAGCCACGGATCACGATCCGCGGGAGGAGCACTTAGCGCATCCTGGCCGTTGGATGGAGTGGGCGGTGCGGGCGCAAGGGCAGTGTGCGCCGCCCGACGCCCAGAGCGGGAAATGCATTTTGTACCTCGAAACAAAACCGCGCTAGCGCCTGTCGATGGAACACGTGCACCGTAGACCCGTGAATGGTAGTCCGGCTCTCGCTGCGTACGTGTGCGCGATGGGGTTGCACGGATTTTCGGTGTTCTGTGAAACAGCTGTACGAACACACGGATGGGCGTGGGTTTGCGCGTGGTTTCAGTCGTTCGCCCTGCGGTTTCCAAGCTGGATACGGGTGTATGTGTATCAAAATGCCATTGGTGTCTCTTTTCGTGAATCGTGATTATCCTCATCTCGAATTGGGGACTGTAGCTCGGCAAAAAAATATAATATATTTATATTATTAAATATTTCTCTATTGTTACTCCATCAAATCTCAGGCTCACCTTTAATCGGGAGTTTTTAATAAAATGTTATAGTATAAGTCGAGTGTTGTATCCCAAGAAGAGATGTCCTAGCGTCCTGCTAGCCGACGTGACGGTGCACTGTGATGTTGACTTGCGTCCGCTGGTTCCCGTAGAGAGCCGAGACAGGGGTTGAGGGGTTGTCCGTACACCCGAGCCCTCGAGGGAGAGGCGACCCATACCGTAGTTGTTGTAACGGCGCCGGGTATGGGCTAAAGGCTGCTTACGGGGTGCGTCAGCGTCCTTGCACGGAATGACGTTGAGATTCTATGTTGCGTTTATTGGGATTATAGCCCCTGCTCGGTCGAGGCGGAAGTCTTCCCGAGGTGCTAGCcgagatcattttgttctttaattaaatctaggtgatcatggatagcatcaacattaatgtctatatatctagtacaaatggaagtatgctcaacgatagatgtagagggtttgcaagattttaattctacaaccttagcgtgtaatatgtcattttcacttctaaggttagaaatagtaacattgcaaacatcaaaatctttagccttagcaatcaatttttcattttcatttctaaggctagcaagagagatattcaattcttcaatcttagcaaccaaatcaacattatcatttctaagattgggaattgaaacatcacagtcatttgaatcaaccttagcaattaaattagcattctcatttctaaggttggtaataacatcatggcaagtgcttagctcactagatagtttttcacatttttctacttctagagcgtaagcatttttaaccttaacatgcttcttattttccttaattaggaagtcctcttgggtgtccaagagttcatccttttcatgaatagcactaatcaattcatttaatttttccttttgttgcatgtttaggttggcaaaaaggatgcgcaagttatcctcctcatcactacaattatcctcatcactagaggtttcatatttagtggaggatcttgattttaccttcttctttttgccgccctttgccatgaggcacttgtggccgacgttggggaagagaagacccttggtgacggcgatgtttgtggcgtcctcgtcggaggaggagtcggtggagctctcgttggagtctcattcccggcaaacatgggcatcgccgtccttcttcttgtagtatctcttcttctcctttcttctccccttcttgtcgtcgcccctgtcactatcactagataatggacatttagcaatgaaatgacctggcttaccacacttgtagcatactttcttggagcgaggcttttaatccttccccctcctttgcttgaggatttggcggaagctcttgatgatgagcgtcatttcctcgttgtcgattggaggcgtcgatgggtgttctacttgatgtagattcctccttttcttctgtcgccttgaatgtgaccggttgtgcttcggacgtggaggggccatcaagctcgttgattttctttaagcctttgatcattagctcaaagctcacaaaattccctattacttcctcgggagtcattagtgtatatctaggattaccacgaattaattgaacttgagtagggttaaggaaaacaagtgatcttagaataaccttaaccatctcgtggtcatcccatttttttgctcccgaggttgcgcacttggttcaccaaggttttgagccggttgtacatgtcttgtggctcctctccttggcgaagtcggaagcgaccgagctacccctcgatcatttcccgcttggtgatcttggtcacctcgtctcctttgtgcgcggtctttagcacgtcccaaatctcctttgcactcttcaacccttgcaccttattatactcctctcgacttagagaggcgaggagtatagtggtggcttgggagttgaagtgcacaatttgggctacttcgtcctcatcatagtcttcatcccctacggatgatacctgtacaccaaactcaacaacatcccatatacttttgtggagtgaggttaggtgacatcgcatcatatcactccacctagcataatcttcaccatcaaacgttggtggtttgcctaatgggacggaaagtaatggcgtatgtttaggaatgcgagggtagcgtagggggatcttactaaacttcttgcactcatggcgcttagaagttacggacggcgtgtcggagccggaggtggatggcgccgaggagtcggtctcgtagtagaccaccttcctcatctttttcttcttgtcaccgctctgacgcgacttgtgtgaaggggattccttttccttccccttccctttgttgtaggactctcccgatggagccttcccgtggcttgaaatgggcttctcgccggtccccatctctttcttggtgtgatctcccgacatcacttcgagcggttaggctctaatgaagcaccgggctttgataccaattgaaagtcgcctagagggggggtggatagggcgaatttgaaatttataaattaaagcacaactacaagtcgggttagcgttagaaatataagcgagtccgagagagagggcacaaaacaaatcgtgagcaaataaagagtgagacacgatgatttgttttaccgaggtttggttcttgcaaacctactccccgttgaggtggtcacaaagaccgggtctctttcaaccctttccctctctcaaacgatccctcggaccgagtgagcttctcttctcaatcaaacgggacaacaagtccccgcaaggaccaccacacaattggtgtctcttgcctcgattacaattgagatgatcacaagaaagaatgagaaagaaaagaagcaatccaagcgcaagagctcaaatgaacacgacaaatcactctctctaatcactaaagctttgtgtggagttgggagaggatttgatctctttggtgtgtcttgtattgaatgctagctcttgtaagatgtagaagagtggaaaacttggatgccattgaatgtggggtggttggggtatttatagccccaaccaccaaaaatggtcgttggaagtgtgctgtcgcatggcacaccagacagtccggtgcgctagccacgtcagcggaccgttggggttcgatcgttggagctcttacttgtggggcctctgggttgtccggtggtgcaccagacaggtcttgtagactgtccggtgcgccttctggcgctgctctgtcctctgcgcgcgcaggcgcgcatttgagagcacctagagggggggtgaataggtgatcctgggaaacttaaaacttaagccacaaaacttggttaagtgttagcacaataatcgccaagtggctagggaggagtctcaacaagacacaataaccacaaagatatcaatcacagagatggcacggtggttatcctgtggttcggccaagaccaacgcttgcctactccacgttgtggcgtcccaacggacgagggttgcaatcaacccctctcaagcggtccaaagacccacttgaataccacggtgttttgctttgcttttcttaatcccgtttgcgaggaatctccacaacttggagcctctcgcccttacacttgaagttcacaaagaagcacggagcaaggtagggattagcaactcacacaagacacaaagatcacagcaaatacgcacacacaagacccagacttgagctcaagagactagcacactagaacggagctcaattcactagaatgtcaaacaagtgcgtAGAAATGGagagtgagtgatcaagagtgctcaaggaatgcttggtgttctcctccatgcgcctagggtcccttttatagccccaaggcagctaggagccgttgagagcaatctgggaaggcaattcttgccttctgtcgtctggcgcaccggacagtccggtgcacaccggacagtgtctggtgcccgatttctttccttctacggcaaacccgaccgttggcagccagagagccgttagcgcaccggacatgtccggtgcacaccggacagtccggtgcccccttctagccgttggctcggccacgtgtcccgcgcagatcgcgcggccgaccgttggcccagccgaccgttggctcaccggacagtccggtgcacaccggacagtccgatgaattatagtcgtatgtcgccggtgaattcccgagagcggccagttcgctcgagccagcctggcgcaccggacactgtctggt
This portion of the Zea mays cultivar B73 chromosome 2, Zm-B73-REFERENCE-NAM-5.0, whole genome shotgun sequence genome encodes:
- the LOC541973 gene encoding histone one (H1) 101, whose protein sequence is MPALAKPASRTAKPAAAPKPKPAAAKPKAATAGASHPPYFEMIKEAITALKERTGSSSQAIAKYVGDKHGASLPANFKKMLSIQLRGSAAKGKLVKVKASYKLSDAAKKASPKTKAKPAKAAAAKTTAPKPAKAAAAKSKKAAAAKPKKAAAAGTKRKVPEKKVVAKPKKSPAAKAKAKPKTVKSPASKKARKASA